The genomic segment GAGGAAGGTTTATTTCTCTGTCAGCAAAAGTATGCTAAAGAATTGTTGCAAAAGTTTGGAATGCTCGAATGCAAGCCCATCTCAACACCTATGGAAGCTAATGCCAAGTTATGTGCTCATGAAGGGAAGGACTTGCAAGATGGAGCAATGTATCGGCAACTTGTAGGTAGTTTAATCTACCTTACGTTAACTAGACCAGATATTTCATATGCAGTTGGAGTAGCAAGTCGATATATGCAACAATCGAAGAAACCTCATTTGGAAGCAGTGTGACGAATGCTAAGGTATGTCAAAGAGACCATTAACTATGGCCTCTTATATAAGAAAGGTGACGAGATTAAGATAGTTGGATATTGCGATGCTGATTATGCTGGAGATCACGATACTCATCGCTCAACAACTGGATATGTATTCATGCTTGGATCTGGAGTCGTTTCTTGGTGTAGCAAAAGGCAACCAACGGTGTCCTTGTCAACCACTGAAGCAGAATATAGAGCAGCAACAATGACAGCTCAGGAAAGTACATGGTTGATGCAACTAATGAAGGATCTACATCAATTTACAGACTATGCAGTGCCACTTCATTGTGATAATCAGTCTGCTATTCGTCTAGCAGAAAATCCAGTATTTCATGCAAGGACAAAGCACGTGGAAGTGCATTACCATTTTCTGAGAGAAAAAGTGCTTCAAGAAGAAATAGAGATGCAACAAATCAACACAGATGATCAAGTTGCTGACATATTCACCAAAGGACTAAGCACAATCAAGTTTTCGAAATTCAGAACTCAACTAAACCTCGTCAAACGAGAAGAAGCTTAGAGATTCGCTAATGAGGGGGAGTGTTAAAAGTCATTACCGTATCTAGAATGCTCTAGAATTCTAAAATGTTCTAGAATATACTAGGAAGAACATAGAACATTCTAGAAAATTCTTGAATAGTTTAGAACTAATTAGACAAtatagaaagttctagaaacatttagaaaaatgaagaaagtagttaataaattataaagttaTAAAATTCTAGAAAGATGTAGATGTTTCCTTTGTAGGctataaatacaaatgtaatgtgTGTCCAATGTAGTAGCAAAGTGAGTGTCCCAAAAGTGAGTACACAAAGTGCATATAAAAGTGTTCCAAAGAGTGTAAGCTAGAGTGTTTAGTGTGTGTGGTCAAGAATTGTCATCAAGTCTTGGTGTAATTACTTctgtattaataaaataattacgTTTTCACGTGTTATGACGTCCAACAATTTATATATGTTAATTATtgatttcaaaattaatttattattgatTCATAAAAATTGTTTCCTTTTACCTGTGATTATTATGTTTTTGGCTCATAATGCCACTCTCATCATATAATTCTTAGTAATAATAATTgctcattttttaaaataaaaaataaaataaaagaaataataattcTCGTTAATACAAGTTTATATAGTtttcaacattttttttattatgtcaCCTCGTGAAGCcgtattattaatttttttgctTCTAGAAATATTATAAAACCATTTTGGATTACATCAACTCCACTTTTTTAAATTTGTTTTAAGCGACATTAAACCCTTCTAACAGAATGCTTGTTGAGTATGACCAATCGACATTTTATCATTATCTTAAAAAactaaaatgtaatttttttaaaacgaaaaaaaaaaaaaatctgggaGCAAGTTTGCAAAATTTATTTTACTATGCTGATGTAGCACAATATATAGGTAAATAAGTTGTTTTAAagtatttttggaataaattttcattttaaaagTATTTGGGTAAATTTACCTCTATTTTTCAACAAATACCTGAGTGTCTAGATATTGGGTTTTAACCGACAACTCATcatgtcaaaattataataatgTCATTTTCTTTGTTTGTCCTTCCTAAATTATTTGAATGATTACTTTTTAACGACGCATACAATGCTTACAAGTTACAACTATTACAAGCATTACAGTTAcacataaattaataaataaataaaaatgaattaatgacaaaaaaaaaatgacaaaaaaatgtTACACATCTTTATTTTGAATATGATCATTTGATATATGATTCTAACttctctatttttatttttaggtcaatttaaaaaaaacaatactaaataattttaaaaacaatgaaaCATAAACAACACATCCCCACATTTAGTTTTCTacaataattaagaaaagaagaaatTTATGACGTTTGAGTCTGACCTTCAATCCTAGTTTCGGTCACCGGCACCGGTTCCTGCGGCGGAGGAAGGTCATTGACGGCGTGAACAGAGCTATACTTATCACCATCACCCCACAAAGCATAAGCCTCTTCTCCATGAATGGCATCGTCCCCAGTTTGTAACACATCATCCGCAAGCTTAAGCGGAACAACCAATCTAATAATCAAACACACAACACTGGTGGCAACGATGTTTAGAAAAACGACAAAAATTATGCCCAGAAGTTGGACGCCGAGTTGTCGGAACCCGGCCTTGTACTGGCGGGTTTGGAGGCCGTAGAAGAGTCCGATATAGCGTGGCCATTTGTCAGTGGAGTAGAAGAGTCGGCTGAGCTTGGGCTCGGCGAATAGGCCGGTGAGAATGCCGCCGAGGGAGCCGGCGACGGCGTGGGTGTGGAAGACTGCCATGGTGTCGTCGATTTGGTTGAGGAGATTTATTTCTCTGTGGAGGATCATCATGGTGTACCATGGGATGCTTCCTCCCATCATTCCGATTATGATGGCTGCCCACCCTTGTACCACTCCTGCTTTTTTTAACcacaatcatttaaaaaaaaaaaaaaaactaaacttaaTATGCTTTGAGAACGACTTGAGTTTGTGATACTAAATTGTAATAGATGGATAAACAAGTTTCTCTTAAGCATTTTTTTGTTCTCgtcaaattcttgaaattttgaaaacatGGAATGTTACATTCATTAATAAATTTTGAATGATGTGAcaatatagttttaatttaatatatatatgagaattatTTTATAggagctttattttaaatcttattagTGGAGATCTCAGTGTTCTTCATTCGTAAACAGTTTTcgacgcaattttttttatgaccgtgtatattgtagtaatttagaacatcctgcaaattttcagaaaattctgaatagtttacagtaccgaaaactaagttcaaatatgttgttgtacgcgtgactaatttttttttatgagcgtgtaaaacatgtttgaacccacttttcggtactgtaaactatttagaattttctgaaaatttgcagaatgctctaaatagttacaatatatacggtcataaaaaatatCAAGCAAAAAATTATTCACAGGTCAAAAAACACTAAAAGTCTCACCGATATGACTTAAAGTGAATTCCTTGTAAAAAAAATTGTCccacctatataaatatatatacatattttttcaCCGGATCTTTGTGGTAATAATCGTCATTTCATTTTATAAAAAGATGCCAACTTAATTTAACATCcctattagaaagaaaaaaagaaaaaagtactTTCTCCAAAAGAAGATTAGTGAAAAAATGTGAAAAACTACAACTGCTTTGACGAATTAATTTTTCTAAATTAAAGAGAAAAACTATTTAAGGAGGTTTTAAAAGAAGTTAAAAAGGTTTTCATTAACAAATCATGATTATGGAGCATTATATTGAGTAGTTTTGAGAAGATGAGTAAGTGTATAGACCTGCAGCAGGGGTGATGCAAACAAGGCCAGTGATCATTCCCTGAGTGGCTCCAATCACAGAAGGCTTCCCAAAGAAAATAATATCAAGCAGCAGCCACGTCAGCAGGCTGGTGGCTGTACACACGTGGGTGTTAAGGACGGCTAGAGATGCATCGGCACTCACGCTGTACGGATCTCCACCGTTGAATCCTGTCCACCCCATCCACAGCAGCCCTGCTCCTGCCAACATCAACAGCAGGTTGTTCGGCGGAAACCTCTGCCTGTCCTTGGTCCACCTTGGTCCCACCTGCAATGTCCAAAGTGCCCCCTTCAAACATCTCCTAAAATCTTCTAAGCAAGGGTAGTTTcgaccaaaaaaataaaaaatgacatGAACAAACAACGGAATACGACAATGAATACCCAATAAGCTGCAGTGAAACCAGCGACACCAGAAGATAAGTGAACGACAAAGCCGCCAGAGTAATCGATAACACCCAGCCTCGAGAGCCAACCTTCGGGACACCATAAACTGTACGCACACACCGTGTACGATAGCGTAACCCAAAGAGGCACGAACATCATCCATGCCTTAAAGCTCATCCGGCCCAACAAGGCCCCACCCACCAAAATCGTTGTTAAGGCCGCAAACACAAACTGAAAATACACCATGCTCGCGTTCGGTATCTGGCCCAAAAAGGCTTGTGTGAGAAGGTAGTTATTGCCCAGAGCTGGGCTGGGCCGGCCCAAAAAAGGTAAGAGATGATCGCCGAAAGACATCTCGTGGGCCCAGCCCACCCAACATACTAAGACGGCGGCGAAGGCGTAGAAGGCCATGAAGGCCGAGTTCACGGCCCATTTCTTTTTGACAATGCTGCCGTAGAGGATGACTAGGCCCGGCATGCTCTGCAGGCCCACCAGAGTCGCCGCCGTCAGCTGCCACGCGTTGTCGCCCTTGCTCATCCATTCTGGGCTGGCGAGGTCGGGGATCAGGTTCGCCGGCAGGCTCATCCACTGAGTTTGGGATTTTGGGACTTTTGAGAATCAATTAGTTGTGTTTTGTGGGTGTTGAATCTGAGTGATCAAATTTGTAATGTAATGAAAAGATTCATGGTTGTTAGATTGGGACGACGGAGAAAACAAGAATTGATGCTCCCAAAGGAACTTCTAgctttcaaaattaatttattattgatTCATAAAAATTGTTTCCTTTTACCTGTGATTATTATGTTTTTGGCTCATAATGCCACTCTCATCGTATAATTCTTAGTAATAATAATTgctcaataaaaaataaaataaaagaaataataattcTCGTTGATACAAGTTTATATAGTTTTTAGTTTATTAAATATTCCAAAGAAGAAGGATGATTCTTTTTCGTTCTTTCTTATTTCCATGGAAAATATATATAGTAATTTAGCTTAATTATTCTTaattaaagttaataaaaataacaaacacAAAATTATATGTATGTATAATCCAAAATATCATTGGGTTTATTTTTTCTACTGAAAATGCTTAACCTGGGAACTCTTCTTAATCTGAACCCAAGAAGGTGACAAAACTGGACTCGTAGTAGTATTATTCTCGTAATACTGGTGAGTCCTCGAATCGCTCCGATCCAACTCATCCATATTACTACTGAACTCGGACCCACCACCACCACAGTACACACTCCTGTTCTCCGGCTCCGGCTCCTGCTCCGGTTCCTCCTCCGGCAACACCTTAACTCTCCAAACCTTGAAAGTTCGATCCAAACTCGCACTGTAAATCAGAAACAACCCCATCACAAGATTCTCTCTTTCCAAACACGCCGCTAAGCACCTCACCGGACCACGGTGCCCATCCAACACCGCCAAACACTCATGCAAACAGCTCCCTTCCTCTCTCCGCCATATCCTAATCGTCGTGTCCTCCGACCCACTGAACACCATCTTCTCCACCGCCACCACGCACAGCACCGCGAACCGGTGACCCTGCAAGAACCCACCGTGGTTGAACCTGTACGACATTCTCTCCTTCTCCCAGAAATTTATGGTCCCGTCCCCGGACCCCGAGTACAGAAACCCGGATCCGGTTGACCCGGAGGACGAGCTCAGAGCTATGGCGTTCACCGGAGAAGGTTGGAAACGAAGAATCATGGTGAGGGTATGAGAGTTCTCTCTGTAGATTCTTCTCCATATCTTTACAGACCCATCGGACGAGCAAGTGAAGACGCAACCGTCTTCTTGGTTAACCAATATGCCATTAACGTTATCTTCGTGAGCCACGAACGAGTCAACGCACTTCCGAGTCGAGACTCGCCAGGCCTTGACCGTTCTATCGTGTGAGCCGGTGTAGAGGAGACCCTCGGCGTGGTAATACGCCAAACACGACACACAATCTTTGTGTCGTTCGGTGAATTTCGGCTTCGAAAACAGCTGAAACGAGCTTCGTCGTTTTCTGGGTATAGACGACAATTTCTTGAAGAGGAAATTGCTCGAAACGACAGCGAAATTCCACGCCCTCACTTTGAGGTCCTTATGGGAAGTGAAAAGCATGTCACCGTATGCTAAAATTGCTCTGACTTCACCCGAGTTGGACTTCAGAAGCCCACGCTCAACGCAGTCCGGTGGCCTCCACGCGCGGATCCTCGTGCTGTCTGAGCCTGTGAATACGACGCCGTTTGAGACCGCGACGGAGTAGATTGTTCCGTCGTGGCGGTGGAGGGAGGCGATGCAGTGGTAGAGGAGAGAAGGGGATGGGGTTTGGAGAGGTGAGCAGGTCCAAGGCGATTCTGGGCTCGGCGGTGGCAGAAAACTGGGCTGGGCCTGGATATGGGCTTGGGTTGGGCTTGAAGGTGCTAATGGGCTGAAGTAGTAAGGATCATTGTGGTATATTTCGTCATCGTATGTTTCATCGTGGTATTGATGTTGTCGATCatgattgagattgagattgatACTACTTGGAGTTTCTATTGAAGTGGTGTAACTTCTCTCTTCGTATATGATGCTAAGGATATCATCTGAGTTTTGGTGATAAAATTCCATGGCAGCATGAGGAAGAAAATGATATTTACAAGTTgggttatatatataaatatatatatatacatagtaaTAAGTACAGTAGTTGATCTTGAAGAGTACTTTATTTATCATAAAATTTGTTGGGTGTAGTAAATTTATGAATTTACTCAATGTAAAATTTGGTAAATACGTAAATGCATGTCTAGCTATATCGACGATGTTAGTTAGTATTTAATATTTTACTTACTTTTGTTGCTGAGTCTGAGTAACTGTGTAGGgcaacatatacatatatatatatatatatatataaaccaatGTATAAAATACATAAAACCATGGTTTTAATGAGAATAAACtagataatatatataataagaagATCCACGTTAAGAAAAAAAATGCTAATGCCAATGATGATATAGGTTCAGCTACGGGCCAGCACAAAGGGCCAGTTCAGCAACACCAATGGCCAAGATCCCAGTTAGTAAACTCCCCAGACTCCATTAAATCCTCTGTTAAACGTTGAtcctatataattaattaattattttttattttttaaaaaatgagaACAATTGTTTTTAAAACGACAAAATTCTTAAAAAACGACAAATTTTTATGTGAAAAGTCGACTAGTCttgaaaaaaaactttaaaaaacgaCGTTTATGTGAAAAACGACATTAAacttaaaaaaacttaaaaacgaCAATATTCTTTAGAAACGACAAATATATTAAGGAACCACAAATTTCCATAAAACGACGAAGTTCTTAAAAACGGCAAATTTCATGATAAACGACATTATTCTTGTAAACGATATTGTTTTTATAAAAACGACAATATTCTTGGGAAGCTATCAAATTCTTAAAAACGACACCAATATCAATAAACGATAACGTTCGAGAGAAACGACAATTTTGTAAAAGGAAAAAACGACAGTGCACTCGGGAAACAACAAAATTCTTCAAAACGATAAATTCTTTAGAAAcggcaattttttttttcttttctttaagaCTCAATTGTAATTGGAAAATTGTATATGCTAGGAAAGCGAAGTTGTTTCTTAAAAATTACAATATTTACTAAAAAAAACCAGAAAATAGGTTTTTTCTACACgaaaacaatatatataatatatgaatgaaacttttgagatgAACATAATTATTAGGTACGAAATAGTGGAAACAGAGTTACACTTTGAAATaatgaaaaattaaaattgataACTAGCTAGGTTACAATCAGTATATCACTAGAAAAGAAAAACTACAGTAGAAACATGAATATATAGATCTTAAATAATTACCGATTTATTTGTCTATACTAAAAAcataggtatatatatatttgtatagatatatataaatgtaaatattctACATTGatacataagttccatgaaaccCATAGGGAACTCTGTACGGCAATGTAATTTTGGCTACTGGATCACTAGAAAAGTTCTTTGAGTCAATCACATGAACctgaaaaattaagaaaataaaaatcaataaatatttaTGAACTTAGATTATACATAGAATTGAAATTAAACAACctcttaataaataaataaataaatgaagaaTTTAGTACTTGAGAAATGTTGGTATCTTCATTGTGAACAAATGTGATAATCCAACCATCATCTTCTTCAACACCTCCTTTTGCAGAAACAAAAGTAGCTCCACTACAAAATGTGTTCTTCTCAAACATATGGTATTCTATTTTTACCACCTCTTTAGATTCACCACTTGTCTAATTCAAATTaacacaaaatataaaatttaataataataattagaagtctctctctctatatataaatatttagaaAAATTCTAATGTAGGGGTGTGACTTTAGCCTAGCTGGTAGAGCCTTATTTTCTGTTTTTGACATTTGAAGAAATTataatcaatttttttatatggtaCAGTCTACGTTATAGTTATAGTAGATATTCTgctaatttttagaaaattttcaaatagtTTACGGTGCCAGAAATAAGGGTTTAAACAATTTGTTGCACACGTTTTTTTTATGTGTAAAATAGACTTTTTAAATCTTGATTTCGGCAATGTAAACTATTATGAATTTTCTGAAAAGTGGTAGGATGTCTGCTATAAGTACAATGTatactgtcatataaaaaaattaggttataatttatCTATGTACCAAAAACAGAAATGACTACTAATAGCTAAAGTTACACCCCTACACACTAAAACCAtcctaaatatttatatatatataactacaaACAAATGAGATTAAATAAAATGTTGTACCGAACAAACTCTAGTATCTAGCTCTGCAAAATGTAGCTTTCCGAGACCACAATATTTGAGTAAGTTATCTGCAAGTAATTAACATATTTCATTTATTGATTAGATATGAACTAAGTTATCGAAATAAGGTCAAAATTAGGGTTTTATCATCAACTTACTTGAGGGAGTGGTGGAGATAGGATCGACCACTTGGATGTATCCAAATTTATTTTTAAGACCAGTGTAATCTTCATTGATGGTGGGATAATCCATAGAAAATTCAGTGTCAAGAGTGAGCTTTCTCTCCTTAATTTGTCCATTTTTCATGTTTAATCGCCACTCGTAAGGAGAATCATGGTATGAGTTATTAGGATTTGTAGTTGAGGTGTCAATTTGTTCTTGTGTGCTTGATATGATCGAGTCAAGAGCTCTACAACCCCACACTACAACCTGGCCATTAATTCTCACATTttgttagttaaaaaaaaaaaagaatcgaTCATGTCCTCACAACTCTAATTCAACATTATTTTAAGGTATTTTTGCGATTACAGAGTCCACTAGCACCAAAACTCCCAATCTTAGAAGGACGAACACTTCAGAAAAATGTAATAATATTTCAACTCACAACAGTTGGTGAAAATCGATTTCCCGATATGTGGCTAGCTAACATAAAAAAACTCCTAAAAAATTTACTTTAGAAATGTAATATTTCAACCTCATAACAGATAGTTAAAATCAATTCTCGAATGGCAAATAGAAGAAAACCCTAAAATAAACACTTTAGAAATGTAACATCAACAACTAGTAGAGAAATCGATTCTTAGATggctaccaaaaaaaaaaatctaaaatgatGATGGCTTTAGAAAGTTAATATTTAAACCTCATAACaattagtaaaaattgattattaAATGACAAATCCAAGAAATAATCATGATATAGCTATGTTAATCCCTTGTTATCGATGGTGTTGTAAATGTTATATATTGCTAgaagtttaaatatatatataggaagtGACTATAAcgtatttttttttgtaacaccggtgaatcttttttcta from the Humulus lupulus chromosome X, drHumLupu1.1, whole genome shotgun sequence genome contains:
- the LOC133804315 gene encoding protein JINGUBANG-like codes for the protein MEFYHQNSDDILSIIYEERSYTTSIETPSSINLNLNHDRQHQYHDETYDDEIYHNDPYYFSPLAPSSPTQAHIQAQPSFLPPPSPESPWTCSPLQTPSPSLLYHCIASLHRHDGTIYSVAVSNGVVFTGSDSTRIRAWRPPDCVERGLLKSNSGEVRAILAYGDMLFTSHKDLKVRAWNFAVVSSNFLFKKLSSIPRKRRSSFQLFSKPKFTERHKDCVSCLAYYHAEGLLYTGSHDRTVKAWRVSTRKCVDSFVAHEDNVNGILVNQEDGCVFTCSSDGSVKIWRRIYRENSHTLTMILRFQPSPVNAIALSSSSGSTGSGFLYSGSGDGTINFWEKERMSYRFNHGGFLQGHRFAVLCVVAVEKMVFSGSEDTTIRIWRREEGSCLHECLAVLDGHRGPVRCLAACLERENLVMGLFLIYSASLDRTFKVWRVKVLPEEEPEQEPEPENRSVYCGGGGSEFSSNMDELDRSDSRTHQYYENNTTTSPVLSPSWVQIKKSSQVKHFQ
- the LOC133803587 gene encoding ammonium transporter 2 member 5-like, encoding MSLPANLIPDLASPEWMSKGDNAWQLTAATLVGLQSMPGLVILYGSIVKKKWAVNSAFMAFYAFAAVLVCWVGWAHEMSFGDHLLPFLGRPSPALGNNYLLTQAFLGQIPNASMVYFQFVFAALTTILVGGALLGRMSFKAWMMFVPLWVTLSYTVCAYSLWCPEGWLSRLGVIDYSGGFVVHLSSGVAGFTAAYWVGPRWTKDRQRFPPNNLLLMLAGAGLLWMGWTGFNGGDPYSVSADASLAVLNTHVCTATSLLTWLLLDIIFFGKPSVIGATQGMITGLVCITPAAGVVQGWAAIIIGMMGGSIPWYTMMILHREINLLNQIDDTMAVFHTHAVAGSLGGILTGLFAEPKLSRLFYSTDKWPRYIGLFYGLQTRQYKAGFRQLGVQLLGIIFVVFLNIVATSVVCLIIRLVVPLKLADDVLQTGDDAIHGEEAYALWGDGDKYSSVHAVNDLPPPQEPVPVTETRIEGQTQTS